In one window of Drosophila mauritiana strain mau12 chromosome X, ASM438214v1, whole genome shotgun sequence DNA:
- the LOC117146705 gene encoding tektin-3, with translation MSHNGAGVGAGSGGSPIPPTTVMYSQLQPWSQAGAPPCMEPVMGPSIPPRVGAAYETPTKHPWRPAMAYELIQVKHMPEQPVTNQLTKQCFLPKGMKTDGMIFPNLVTGFDRNPQHAARAALYTRYTSNEWYNNNMTKYSESNMNRNLSERMRNDAVRLMRETDEKATSGQRDAGRRLGERITDLTFWRNELNAELEKLIAEMSDINELQRQCGKALLDLEIPLHIAQECLFHRESRQGTEKVHDIVEKALLVEINNLRNSRDRLGGLHEKISKQALDCRGAQHLLEDDVSHKESSLGIDSMCHQLNNHSRGITYYGGIEKFDPSVSTQESWAQASSEHVRRSQAERAKLSQLRSDAQSVVNSVATTVWDFWSNTNNAFDRRSQEMAEAKNRVQLHLQKVQQELFDMEKHLFLLQKAIQDKSGPLKVAQTRLEARSHREGVELCKDHAQDRLVQEVQDIQGAVETLHHKLMEAEATHQGLLKTRCTLEVDLRNKVNALFIDREKCMSLRRSFPVSNLIKY, from the exons ATGAGTCACAATGGGGCTGGTGTCGGAGCCGGATCCGGCGGATCGCCCATCCCGCCAACCACGGTCATGTATTCCCAATTGCAGCCATGGAGCCAGGCGGGCGCTCCGCCCTGCATGGAGCCCGTCATGGGGCCTTCGATCCCGCCGAGAGTTGGCGCCGCCTACGAGACGCCCACGAAGCACCCGTGGCGCCCGGCTATGGCCTATGAGCTAATCCAGGTGAAGCATATGCCCGAGCAGCCGGTGACCAACCAGCTGACCAAGCAGTGCTTCCTGCCCAAGGGCATGAAGACGGACGGCATGATATTCCCCAACCTGGTCACCGGATTCGATCGCAATCCGCAGCACGCCGCCCGGGCTGCCCTCTACACGCGGTACACCAGCAACGAGTggtacaacaacaacatgacCAAGTACTCCGAGTCGAACATGAATCG CAACCTCTCGGAGCGCATGCGGAATGACGCAGTGCGTCTAATGCGGGAGACGGACGAGAAGGCCACCTCGGGCCAGAGGGACGCCGGCCGAAGGCTAGGCGAGCGCATCACTGACCTGACTTTCTGGCGCAACGAGCTGAACGCGGAGCTGGAGAAGCTGATCGCCGAGATGTCGGACATCAACGAGCTGCAGCGGCAGTGCGGCAAGGCGCTCCTCGACCTGGAGATACCGCTGCACATCGCCCAGGAGTGCCTCTTTCACCGTGAGTCGCGCCAGGGCACGGAGAAGGTGCATGACATCGTAGAGAAGGCCCTCCTCGTGGAGATCAACAACTTGAGGAACTCCCGTGACCGCCTGGGCGGCCTGCACGAGAAGATCTCGAAGCAGGCCCTCGACTGCCGTGGCGCCCAGCATCTCCTCGAGGACGATGTGTCGCACAAGGAATCCTCGCTCGGCATCGACTCCATGTGCCACCAGCTGAACAACCACAGCCGCGGCATCACCTACTACGGCGGCATCGAGAAGTTCGATCCCTCGGTCAGCACCCAGGAGTCCTGGGCGCAGGCCAGCAGCGAGCACGTCCGCCG CTCCCAGGCGGAGCGCGCGAAGCTCTCCCAGCTGCGAAGCGATGCCCAGAGTGTGGTCAACTCGGTGGCCACCACCGTGTGGGACTTCTGGAGCAACACGAACAACGCCTTCGATCGCCGCTCGCAGGAGATGGCTGAGGCGAAGAACCGGGTGCAGCTGCACCTGCAGAAGGTCCAACAGGAGCTGTTCGACATGGAGAAGCATCTCTTCCTGCTGCAGAAGGCCATCCAGGACAAGTCCGGGCCGTTAAAAGTGGCCCAGACGCGACTGGAAGCCCGCTCCCACCGCGAGGGCGTCGAGCTGTGCAAGGACCACGCCCAGGACCGCCTTGTCCAAGAGGTGCAGGACATCCAGGGTGCCGTGGAGACGCTGCACCACAAGCTGATGGAGGCGGAGGCCACCCACCAGGGCCTACTAAAGACGCGCTGCACCTTGGAGGTAGATCTGCGCAACAAGGTCAATGCCCTGTTCATCGACAGAGAGAAGTGCATGAGTCTCCGGCGCTCCTTTCCGGTCAGCAATCTGATCAAGTACTGA
- the LOC117146707 gene encoding NFU1 iron-sulfur cluster scaffold homolog, mitochondrial encodes MSKFLSQAAINTLRNTRLGSRQLVRSFAGISNTRNHREAGHQEWGCGQSAGRGLLELRMPVACRRSMFIQTQDTPNPESLKFLPGVDVLGKGNTYDFPNGTTAHSSPLAKLLFRVEGVKGVFFGADFITISKQEGAEWSLIKPEVFAVIMDFFASGLPVLNDAQPNADTEILEDDDETVMMIKELLDTRIRPTVQEDGGDIVFMGYEAGVVKLKMQGSCSSCPSSIVTLKNGVQNMLQFYIPEVESVEQVFDEADRMIDSEFERFEKNLKTLKQQEPSGGGPH; translated from the exons ATGTCGAAATTTCTGTCCCAAGCGGCTATAAATACGCTGCGAAACACGCGCCTGGGGTCGCGGCAACT GGTGCGCAGTTTTGCGGGCATCTCTAACACGCGTAACCATCGCGAAGCGGGTCACCAGGAATGGGGATGTGGTCAGTCTGCGGGACGCGGGCTGCTAGAGTTGCGGATGCCGGTGGCGTGCAGAAGGAGCATGTTTATCCAGACCCAGGACACTCCGAATCCGGAGAGCTTGAAGTTCCTGCCCGGCGTGGACGTCCTGGGAAAGGGGAACACGTACGACTTCCCCAACGGAACCACCGCCCACAGCAGTCCTTTGG CCAAATTGCTGTTCCGCGTGGAGGGCGTTAAGGGCGTGTTCTTTGGCGCCGATTTCATCACCATATCGAAGCAGGAGGGCGCCGAGTGGAGCCTGATTAAGCCAGAGGTGTTTGCCGTCATAATGGACTTCTTCGCCAGCGGCTTGCCAGTCCTCAACGATGCCCAGCCCAATGCGGACACCGAGATTCTCGAGGATGACGACGAGACGGTGATGATGATCAAGGAGCTGCTGGACACGCGCATCCGGCCAACCGTCCAGGAGGACGGTGGCGACATCGTCTTCATGGGCTACGAGGCCGGCGTAGTCAAGCTAAAGATGCAgggctcctgctcctcctgcccCAGCTCCATTGTGACGCTGAAGAACGGCGTGCAGAACATGCTGCAGTTCTACATACCGGAGGTGGAGTCCGTTGAGCAGGTCTTCGACGAGGCAGACAGGATGATCGACAGCGAGTTTGAGCGCTTCGAAAAGAACCTTAAGACGCTCAAGCAGCAGGAGCCCAGTGGCGGCGGTCCCCATTAG